The Daucus carota subsp. sativus chromosome 7, DH1 v3.0, whole genome shotgun sequence genome window below encodes:
- the LOC108194091 gene encoding sucrose nonfermenting 4-like protein isoform X2, whose product MVQIQFLWCYGGAQVFLYDSFSGWSEAVPMSAVVGGSSTIFSAFRDLPPGRHQFKFLVDNVWRVDDRLCCCQDNAYGTISNCIMVTEQGLVNPIVESFSPAIVIENEVPQPMTMASTSGAIQQRPVLSLPASDVDATRLHLSMHMSSYTTYDLLPESNEVIALDVNLDVEEAFSVMYRKGLAVLPLWDAPSRRISGMLTASDFIYVLLKIHQSRAVLTNVMLNMCTISALKEGKLEFRREGAGSSSLTYRSLIQAGPDESLQDLARRIVEYRISAVPILDTMEDGSCPKLLHIACLAGILKPQISAVPIVDDKGAFLNIFARSDITSLTNGSVHAQIQLDQRTIAEALALVDGGAVNRFQLCEPSDSLHKVMELLSDPVVRRVIVINSGNKHVEGIITLRDVFTFLLS is encoded by the exons TGAGGCAGTGCCCATGAGTGCGGTAGTGGGTGGTTCATCCACCATTTTTAGTGCATTTCGTGATCTTCCTCCTGGTCGTCATCAG TTCAAATTCTTGGTTGACAATGTGTGGCGCGTTGATGATCGACTGTGTTGTTGTCAAGATAATGCATATGGAACTATTAGCAATTGTATTATGGTAACAGAACAAGGGCTTGTCAATCCAATTGTAGAATCCTTTAGCCCGGCTATTGTCATAGAGAATGAGGTCCCACAGCCTATGACAATG GCTTCAACATCAGGTGCTATACAACAACGGCCAGTTTTGTCGTTGCCAGCTAGTGACGTGGATGCTACTCGCCTTCATCTGTCGATGCATATGTCATCGTACACAACATATGACCTGCTACCTGAATCAAACGAG GTCATTGCTTTGGATGTCAATCTGGACGTGGAAGAGGCCTTCTCTGTCATGTACAGAAAG GGCCTTGCTGTTCTGCCTCTCTGGGATGCACCAAGCAGAAGAATTTCAGGGATGCTAACTGCTTCCGACTTCATTTATGTTTTGCTGAAG ATTCATCAGAGCCGGGCAGTTCTTACAAATGTAATGCTCAATATGTGCACAATTTCTGCTCTGAAAGAAGGTAAACTCGAATTTCGTAGAGAAGGGGCAGGTTCTTCATCATTAACATACAGATCTTTGATCCAA GCTGGCCCTGATGAGTCCCTCCAAGATCTTGCTCGTAGAATCGTGGAATATAGGATATCTGCAGTTCCAATCCTGGATACCATGGAAGATGGATCATGTCCAAAGCTCTTACATATAGCATGCCTTGCTGGAATATTGAAAC CACAAATAAGTGCTGTACCGATTGTTGATGACAAAGGTgcctttttaaatattttcgcTAGGAG CGATATCACTTCATTGACCAACGGCAGTGTGCATGCACAAATTCAGCTGGATCAGAGGACAATAGCTGAA GCTCTTGCGCTGGTGGATGGGGGAGCAGTCAATAGATTTCAGCTTTGTGAGCCCTCTGATTCCTTACATAAAGTGATGGAGCTTCTGTCAGATCCTG TGGTGCGGCGCGTTATAGTCATAAATTCTGGTAACAAACATGTGGAAGGCATCATAACTTTAAGAGATGTGTTTACTTTTTTGCTGAGCTAA
- the LOC108194091 gene encoding sucrose nonfermenting 4-like protein isoform X3, producing MVQIQFLWCYGGAQVFLYDSFSGWSEAVPMSAVVGGSSTIFSAFRDLPPGRHQFKFLVDNVWRVDDRLCCCQDNAYGTISNCIMVTEQGLVNPIVESFSPAIVIENEVPQPMTMASTSGAIQQRPVLSLPASDVDATRLHLSMHMSSYTTYDLLPESNEVIALDVNLDVEEAFSVMYRKGLAVLPLWDAPSRRISGMLTASDFIYVLLKIHQSRAVLTNVMLNMCTISALKEAQISAVPIVDDKGAFLNIFARSDITSLTNGSVHAQIQLDQRTIAEALALVDGGAVNRFQLCEPSDSLHKVMELLSDPVVRRVIVINSGNKHVEGIITLRDVFTFLLS from the exons TGAGGCAGTGCCCATGAGTGCGGTAGTGGGTGGTTCATCCACCATTTTTAGTGCATTTCGTGATCTTCCTCCTGGTCGTCATCAG TTCAAATTCTTGGTTGACAATGTGTGGCGCGTTGATGATCGACTGTGTTGTTGTCAAGATAATGCATATGGAACTATTAGCAATTGTATTATGGTAACAGAACAAGGGCTTGTCAATCCAATTGTAGAATCCTTTAGCCCGGCTATTGTCATAGAGAATGAGGTCCCACAGCCTATGACAATG GCTTCAACATCAGGTGCTATACAACAACGGCCAGTTTTGTCGTTGCCAGCTAGTGACGTGGATGCTACTCGCCTTCATCTGTCGATGCATATGTCATCGTACACAACATATGACCTGCTACCTGAATCAAACGAG GTCATTGCTTTGGATGTCAATCTGGACGTGGAAGAGGCCTTCTCTGTCATGTACAGAAAG GGCCTTGCTGTTCTGCCTCTCTGGGATGCACCAAGCAGAAGAATTTCAGGGATGCTAACTGCTTCCGACTTCATTTATGTTTTGCTGAAG ATTCATCAGAGCCGGGCAGTTCTTACAAATGTAATGCTCAATATGTGCACAATTTCTGCTCTGAAAGAAG CACAAATAAGTGCTGTACCGATTGTTGATGACAAAGGTgcctttttaaatattttcgcTAGGAG CGATATCACTTCATTGACCAACGGCAGTGTGCATGCACAAATTCAGCTGGATCAGAGGACAATAGCTGAA GCTCTTGCGCTGGTGGATGGGGGAGCAGTCAATAGATTTCAGCTTTGTGAGCCCTCTGATTCCTTACATAAAGTGATGGAGCTTCTGTCAGATCCTG TGGTGCGGCGCGTTATAGTCATAAATTCTGGTAACAAACATGTGGAAGGCATCATAACTTTAAGAGATGTGTTTACTTTTTTGCTGAGCTAA
- the LOC108194091 gene encoding sucrose nonfermenting 4-like protein isoform X1 has product MVQIQFLWCYGGAQVFLYDSFSGWSEAVPMSAVVGGSSTIFSAFRDLPPGRHQFKFLVDNVWRVDDRLCCCQDNAYGTISNCIMVTEQGLVNPIVESFSPAIVIENEVPQPMTMASTSGAIQQRPVLSLPASDVDATRLHLSMHMSSYTTYDLLPESNEVIALDVNLDVEEAFSVMYRKGLAVLPLWDAPSRRISGMLTASDFIYVLLKIHQSRAVLTNVMLNMCTISALKEGKLEFRREGAGSSSLTYRSLIQAGPDESLQDLARRIVEYRISAVPILDTMEDGSCPKLLHIACLAGILKHICMHLGHPPEYLPLLQQSIGSLRLGTWRIDGDSSGPRLLTLCPSELLGYALHLFIEAQISAVPIVDDKGAFLNIFARSDITSLTNGSVHAQIQLDQRTIAEALALVDGGAVNRFQLCEPSDSLHKVMELLSDPVVRRVIVINSGNKHVEGIITLRDVFTFLLS; this is encoded by the exons TGAGGCAGTGCCCATGAGTGCGGTAGTGGGTGGTTCATCCACCATTTTTAGTGCATTTCGTGATCTTCCTCCTGGTCGTCATCAG TTCAAATTCTTGGTTGACAATGTGTGGCGCGTTGATGATCGACTGTGTTGTTGTCAAGATAATGCATATGGAACTATTAGCAATTGTATTATGGTAACAGAACAAGGGCTTGTCAATCCAATTGTAGAATCCTTTAGCCCGGCTATTGTCATAGAGAATGAGGTCCCACAGCCTATGACAATG GCTTCAACATCAGGTGCTATACAACAACGGCCAGTTTTGTCGTTGCCAGCTAGTGACGTGGATGCTACTCGCCTTCATCTGTCGATGCATATGTCATCGTACACAACATATGACCTGCTACCTGAATCAAACGAG GTCATTGCTTTGGATGTCAATCTGGACGTGGAAGAGGCCTTCTCTGTCATGTACAGAAAG GGCCTTGCTGTTCTGCCTCTCTGGGATGCACCAAGCAGAAGAATTTCAGGGATGCTAACTGCTTCCGACTTCATTTATGTTTTGCTGAAG ATTCATCAGAGCCGGGCAGTTCTTACAAATGTAATGCTCAATATGTGCACAATTTCTGCTCTGAAAGAAGGTAAACTCGAATTTCGTAGAGAAGGGGCAGGTTCTTCATCATTAACATACAGATCTTTGATCCAA GCTGGCCCTGATGAGTCCCTCCAAGATCTTGCTCGTAGAATCGTGGAATATAGGATATCTGCAGTTCCAATCCTGGATACCATGGAAGATGGATCATGTCCAAAGCTCTTACATATAGCATGCCTTGCTGGAATATTGAAAC ATATATGCATGCACCTGGGACACCCACCTGAATATCTGCCACTCCTTCAACAATCAATTGGTAGCCTTAGGCTAGGTACCTGGAGAATAGATGGAGATTCAAGTGGTCCTCGGCTGTTAACACTATGTCCCAGTGAACTTCTTGGTTATGCACTTCATTTGTTTATAGAAG CACAAATAAGTGCTGTACCGATTGTTGATGACAAAGGTgcctttttaaatattttcgcTAGGAG CGATATCACTTCATTGACCAACGGCAGTGTGCATGCACAAATTCAGCTGGATCAGAGGACAATAGCTGAA GCTCTTGCGCTGGTGGATGGGGGAGCAGTCAATAGATTTCAGCTTTGTGAGCCCTCTGATTCCTTACATAAAGTGATGGAGCTTCTGTCAGATCCTG TGGTGCGGCGCGTTATAGTCATAAATTCTGGTAACAAACATGTGGAAGGCATCATAACTTTAAGAGATGTGTTTACTTTTTTGCTGAGCTAA